The following are encoded together in the Citrus sinensis cultivar Valencia sweet orange chromosome 1, DVS_A1.0, whole genome shotgun sequence genome:
- the LOC102619697 gene encoding probable ADP-ribosylation factor GTPase-activating protein AGD14 isoform X1, giving the protein MANRLKEDEKNERIIRGLLKLQDNRRCINCNSLGTQYVCTNFWTFVCTNCSGIHREFTHRVKSVSMAKFTSQEVKALQEGGNQRAKEVLLKEWDPQRQSFPDSSNVERLRNFIKHVYVDRRYTGERNYDKPPRVKMGDKEDSYDIRRDTYQGGSRSPPYEDTYERRYNEQSSPGGRSDDKNSRYGYDERSPGNEQENRQFGDYRRTSPTRPEVINDWRRDDRFGNGRKFEDRRISDGDSKLEGRSPEQPKDPESSSPPVVRPVREILGDNVLPLRISEPPKANGVRVADGSTNTQRTASSGNLGSANENQAEVKLETTGSLIDFDADPKPSPAVAQAQQKTVAQSVVQPASSANDNNWASFDLAPQVKVSQTSSNLNTLETVFSQLSVPASVPGQVSGIPIGAGAPVIAPATNVNVLPGGGSPVASVGHTPFSVFSAAAPAAPAVSGFATFPSANAPAPAPGVTPLLPVSVNAGNSFSMQHQPPLFPTAGGQFIASQFTPPVAGSSNNQQWNTSLAQNAQGPPAAQPAQSVPKPALESASGGLSQPSPVEVKSTGRTALPEDLFTANYSSFPASVPGWQTVPPHGMVYAMQYNTAAPMPNFVHSKSTTNPFDVNNDSHPVQAQTFPSMASLQGALQNVSHPPGLLRTSSLTPSPAWMPPQASPYPSAMPSQMPTYAAAIPSQMPTHAPAMPPRPYLGPQVPSNVPPSGHQGMGGLGSEGASFGFMNPDPQLAGRLSASATPQAFTSVGGNPFG; this is encoded by the exons GGAACACAATATGTTTGTACAAATTTCTGGACATTTGTTTGCACCAACTGCAGTGGAATACA TCGGGAGTTTACACACAGAGTAAAATCGGTATCAATGGCTAAATTTACTTCACAAGAAGTTAAAGCTCTTCAAGAAGGGGGAAATCAG CGTGCAAAGGAAGTTTTGCTTAAAGAATGGGATCCACAGCGTCAATCTTTCCCTGACAGCAG TAATGTTGAGAGGCTTCGAAATTTCATCAAGCATGTTTATGTGGATAGAAGATACACTGGTGAAAGGAACTATGACAAGCCCCCAAGGGTGAAGATG GGTGACAAAGAAGACTCCTATGACATAAGGAGAGATACATATCAGGGAGGATCTCGAAGCCCGCCATATGAAGATACATATGAACGTCGTTATAATGAACAGTCAAGTCCTGGTGGAAGAAGTGATGATAAGAATTCAAGATATGGATATGATGAAAGAAGTCCTGGAAATGAGCAAGAAAATAGACAGTTTGGTGATTACAGAAGGACTAGTCCTACTCGTCCTGAGGTCATCAATGATTGGCGTAGAGATGATAGATTTGGAAATGGCCGAAAATTTGAAGATCGCAGAATATCTGATGGAGATTCAAAGCTGGAAGGCAGGTCACCTGAGCAGCCGAAAGATCCGGAGTCATCCAGCCCCCCCGTGGTTCGGCCAGTTAGGGAAATCTTGGGTGACAATGTATTGCCTCTTCGTATAAGCGAGCCTCCAAAAGCTAATGGTGTAAGAGTTGCTGATGGCTCTACAAACACGCAG AGAACTGCTTCTTCTGGTAACTTGGGATCCGCTAATGAGAATCAAGCAGAAGTCAAATTGGAGACTACTGGGAGTTTAATTGATTTCGATGCTGATCCTAAACCTTCTCCTGCAGTAGCACAAGCACAGCAGAAAACTGTAGCACAATCTGTTGTGCAGCCAGCGAGTTCTGCCAATGACAACAATTGGGCCTCTTTTGATTTAGCCCCCCAGGTCAAAGTCTCACAAACTTCTTCCAATTTGAATACCTTGGAAACTGTTTTTTCTCAGCTGTCAGTGCCAGCATCCGTACCAGGTCAAGTATCAGGCATACCCATTGGTGCAGGTGCTCCAGTAATTGCACCTGCAACCAATGTGAATGTATTACCAGGAGGTGGTTCGCCTGTTGCATCTGTGGGGCACACACCTTTTTCAGTCTTCAGTGCTGCTGCCCCTGCAGCTCCAGCAGTGAGTGGTTTTGCTACTTTTCCTTCTGCAAATGCTCCTGCACCTGCCCCAGGAGTTACCCCTTTACTGCCTGTTTCTGTCAATGCTGGTAATTCCTTTAGCATGCAGCATCAACCTCCTTTATTTCCTACTGCTGGTGGTCAGTTCATTGCATCACAATTTACACCACCAGTTGCCGGATCTTCAAATAATCAG CAATGGAATACTTCACTTGCTCAAAATGCGCAAGGGCCACCAGCTGCACAGCCAGCTCAGTCAGTCCCAAAACCTGCTCTGGAGTCTGCTTCTGGTGGTCTTTCACAACCTTCACCTGTGGAAGTAAAATCAACAGGAAGAACAGCACTGCCTGag GATCTATTTACGGCAAATTATTCATCCTTTCCTGCATCTGTTCCTGGGTGGCAAACTGTTCCACCTCATGGCATGGTCTACGCTATGCAATATAATACTGCTGCG CCTATGCCAAATTTTGTTCACTCTAAGTCGACAACAAATCCATTTGATGTCAACAATGATTCACATCCTGTTCAAGCCCAAACA TTTCCTTCCATGGCATCCTTACAAGGTGCTTTACAAAATGTGTCACATCCTCCGGGCTTATTGCGCACTTCGAGCCTTACTCCCTCTCCGGCATGGATGCCACCCCAGGCATCACCTTATCCATCAGCAATGCCTTCCCAGATGCCAACTTATGCAGCAGCTATACCTTCTCAGATGCCAACTCATGCACCAGCAATGCCGCCAA GGCCATATTTGGGGCCACAAGTACCAAGTAACGTGCCACCTTCTGg GCATCAAGGAATGGGAGGGCTTGGCAGTGAGGGGGCCTCGTTTGGCTTCATGAATCCTGATCCACAGTTAGCGGGTAGATTGTCAGCCTCTGCTACTCCGCAGGCTTTCACTTCTGTTGGAGGAAACCCATTtggataa
- the LOC102619697 gene encoding probable ADP-ribosylation factor GTPase-activating protein AGD14 isoform X2 has product MANRLKEDEKNERIIRGLLKLQDNRRCINCNSLGTQYVCTNFWTFVCTNCSGIHREFTHRVKSVSMAKFTSQEVKALQEGGNQRAKEVLLKEWDPQRQSFPDSSNVERLRNFIKHVYVDRRYTGERNYDKPPRVKMGDKEDSYDIRRDTYQGGSRSPPYEDTYERRYNEQSSPGGRSDDKNSRYGYDERSPGNEQENRQFGDYRRTSPTRPEVINDWRRDDRFGNGRKFEDRRISDGDSKLEGRSPEQPKDPESSSPPVVRPVREILGDNVLPLRISEPPKANGVRVADGSTNTQRTASSGNLGSANENQAEVKLETTGSLIDFDADPKPSPAVAQAQQKTVAQSVVQPASSANDNNWASFDLAPQVKVSQTSSNLNTLETVFSQLSVPASVPGQVSGIPIGAGAPVIAPATNVNVLPGGGSPVASVGHTPFSVFSAAAPAAPAVSGFATFPSANAPAPAPGVTPLLPVSVNAGNSFSMQHQPPLFPTAGGQFIASQFTPPVAGSSNNQQWNTSLAQNAQGPPAAQPAQSVPKPALESASGGLSQPSPVEVKSTGRTALPEDLFTANYSSFPASVPGWQTVPPHGMPMPNFVHSKSTTNPFDVNNDSHPVQAQTFPSMASLQGALQNVSHPPGLLRTSSLTPSPAWMPPQASPYPSAMPSQMPTYAAAIPSQMPTHAPAMPPRPYLGPQVPSNVPPSGHQGMGGLGSEGASFGFMNPDPQLAGRLSASATPQAFTSVGGNPFG; this is encoded by the exons GGAACACAATATGTTTGTACAAATTTCTGGACATTTGTTTGCACCAACTGCAGTGGAATACA TCGGGAGTTTACACACAGAGTAAAATCGGTATCAATGGCTAAATTTACTTCACAAGAAGTTAAAGCTCTTCAAGAAGGGGGAAATCAG CGTGCAAAGGAAGTTTTGCTTAAAGAATGGGATCCACAGCGTCAATCTTTCCCTGACAGCAG TAATGTTGAGAGGCTTCGAAATTTCATCAAGCATGTTTATGTGGATAGAAGATACACTGGTGAAAGGAACTATGACAAGCCCCCAAGGGTGAAGATG GGTGACAAAGAAGACTCCTATGACATAAGGAGAGATACATATCAGGGAGGATCTCGAAGCCCGCCATATGAAGATACATATGAACGTCGTTATAATGAACAGTCAAGTCCTGGTGGAAGAAGTGATGATAAGAATTCAAGATATGGATATGATGAAAGAAGTCCTGGAAATGAGCAAGAAAATAGACAGTTTGGTGATTACAGAAGGACTAGTCCTACTCGTCCTGAGGTCATCAATGATTGGCGTAGAGATGATAGATTTGGAAATGGCCGAAAATTTGAAGATCGCAGAATATCTGATGGAGATTCAAAGCTGGAAGGCAGGTCACCTGAGCAGCCGAAAGATCCGGAGTCATCCAGCCCCCCCGTGGTTCGGCCAGTTAGGGAAATCTTGGGTGACAATGTATTGCCTCTTCGTATAAGCGAGCCTCCAAAAGCTAATGGTGTAAGAGTTGCTGATGGCTCTACAAACACGCAG AGAACTGCTTCTTCTGGTAACTTGGGATCCGCTAATGAGAATCAAGCAGAAGTCAAATTGGAGACTACTGGGAGTTTAATTGATTTCGATGCTGATCCTAAACCTTCTCCTGCAGTAGCACAAGCACAGCAGAAAACTGTAGCACAATCTGTTGTGCAGCCAGCGAGTTCTGCCAATGACAACAATTGGGCCTCTTTTGATTTAGCCCCCCAGGTCAAAGTCTCACAAACTTCTTCCAATTTGAATACCTTGGAAACTGTTTTTTCTCAGCTGTCAGTGCCAGCATCCGTACCAGGTCAAGTATCAGGCATACCCATTGGTGCAGGTGCTCCAGTAATTGCACCTGCAACCAATGTGAATGTATTACCAGGAGGTGGTTCGCCTGTTGCATCTGTGGGGCACACACCTTTTTCAGTCTTCAGTGCTGCTGCCCCTGCAGCTCCAGCAGTGAGTGGTTTTGCTACTTTTCCTTCTGCAAATGCTCCTGCACCTGCCCCAGGAGTTACCCCTTTACTGCCTGTTTCTGTCAATGCTGGTAATTCCTTTAGCATGCAGCATCAACCTCCTTTATTTCCTACTGCTGGTGGTCAGTTCATTGCATCACAATTTACACCACCAGTTGCCGGATCTTCAAATAATCAG CAATGGAATACTTCACTTGCTCAAAATGCGCAAGGGCCACCAGCTGCACAGCCAGCTCAGTCAGTCCCAAAACCTGCTCTGGAGTCTGCTTCTGGTGGTCTTTCACAACCTTCACCTGTGGAAGTAAAATCAACAGGAAGAACAGCACTGCCTGag GATCTATTTACGGCAAATTATTCATCCTTTCCTGCATCTGTTCCTGGGTGGCAAACTGTTCCACCTCATGGCATG CCTATGCCAAATTTTGTTCACTCTAAGTCGACAACAAATCCATTTGATGTCAACAATGATTCACATCCTGTTCAAGCCCAAACA TTTCCTTCCATGGCATCCTTACAAGGTGCTTTACAAAATGTGTCACATCCTCCGGGCTTATTGCGCACTTCGAGCCTTACTCCCTCTCCGGCATGGATGCCACCCCAGGCATCACCTTATCCATCAGCAATGCCTTCCCAGATGCCAACTTATGCAGCAGCTATACCTTCTCAGATGCCAACTCATGCACCAGCAATGCCGCCAA GGCCATATTTGGGGCCACAAGTACCAAGTAACGTGCCACCTTCTGg GCATCAAGGAATGGGAGGGCTTGGCAGTGAGGGGGCCTCGTTTGGCTTCATGAATCCTGATCCACAGTTAGCGGGTAGATTGTCAGCCTCTGCTACTCCGCAGGCTTTCACTTCTGTTGGAGGAAACCCATTtggataa
- the LOC102619697 gene encoding probable ADP-ribosylation factor GTPase-activating protein AGD14 isoform X3, whose amino-acid sequence MANRLKEDEKNERIIRGLLKLQDNRRCINCNSLGTQYVCTNFWTFVCTNCSGIHREFTHRVKSVSMAKFTSQEVKALQEGGNQRAKEVLLKEWDPQRQSFPDSSNVERLRNFIKHVYVDRRYTGERNYDKPPRVKMGDKEDSYDIRRDTYQGGSRSPPYEDTYERRYNEQSSPGGRSDDKNSRYGYDERSPGNEQENRQFGDYRRTSPTRPEVINDWRRDDRFGNGRKFEDRRISDGDSKLEGRSPEQPKDPESSSPPVVRPVREILGDNVLPLRISEPPKANGVRVADGSTNTQRTASSGNLGSANENQAEVKLETTGSLIDFDADPKPSPAVAQAQQKTVAQSVVQPASSANDNNWASFDLAPQVKVSQTSSNLNTLETVFSQLSVPASVPGQVSGIPIGAGAPVIAPATNVNVLPGGGSPVASVGHTPFSVFSAAAPAAPAVSGFATFPSANAPAPAPGVTPLLPVSVNAGNSFSMQHQPPLFPTAGGQFIASQFTPPVAGSSNNQQWNTSLAQNAQGPPAAQPAQSVPKPALESASGGLSQPSPVEVKSTGRTALPEDLFTANYSSFPASVPGWQTVPPHGMVYAMQYNTAAPMPNFVHSKSTTNPFDVNNDSHPVQAQTFPSMASLQGALQNVSHPPGLLRTSSLTPSPAWMPPQASPYPSAMPSQMPTYAAAIPSQMPTHAPAMPPRPYLGPQVPSNVPPSGLEM is encoded by the exons GGAACACAATATGTTTGTACAAATTTCTGGACATTTGTTTGCACCAACTGCAGTGGAATACA TCGGGAGTTTACACACAGAGTAAAATCGGTATCAATGGCTAAATTTACTTCACAAGAAGTTAAAGCTCTTCAAGAAGGGGGAAATCAG CGTGCAAAGGAAGTTTTGCTTAAAGAATGGGATCCACAGCGTCAATCTTTCCCTGACAGCAG TAATGTTGAGAGGCTTCGAAATTTCATCAAGCATGTTTATGTGGATAGAAGATACACTGGTGAAAGGAACTATGACAAGCCCCCAAGGGTGAAGATG GGTGACAAAGAAGACTCCTATGACATAAGGAGAGATACATATCAGGGAGGATCTCGAAGCCCGCCATATGAAGATACATATGAACGTCGTTATAATGAACAGTCAAGTCCTGGTGGAAGAAGTGATGATAAGAATTCAAGATATGGATATGATGAAAGAAGTCCTGGAAATGAGCAAGAAAATAGACAGTTTGGTGATTACAGAAGGACTAGTCCTACTCGTCCTGAGGTCATCAATGATTGGCGTAGAGATGATAGATTTGGAAATGGCCGAAAATTTGAAGATCGCAGAATATCTGATGGAGATTCAAAGCTGGAAGGCAGGTCACCTGAGCAGCCGAAAGATCCGGAGTCATCCAGCCCCCCCGTGGTTCGGCCAGTTAGGGAAATCTTGGGTGACAATGTATTGCCTCTTCGTATAAGCGAGCCTCCAAAAGCTAATGGTGTAAGAGTTGCTGATGGCTCTACAAACACGCAG AGAACTGCTTCTTCTGGTAACTTGGGATCCGCTAATGAGAATCAAGCAGAAGTCAAATTGGAGACTACTGGGAGTTTAATTGATTTCGATGCTGATCCTAAACCTTCTCCTGCAGTAGCACAAGCACAGCAGAAAACTGTAGCACAATCTGTTGTGCAGCCAGCGAGTTCTGCCAATGACAACAATTGGGCCTCTTTTGATTTAGCCCCCCAGGTCAAAGTCTCACAAACTTCTTCCAATTTGAATACCTTGGAAACTGTTTTTTCTCAGCTGTCAGTGCCAGCATCCGTACCAGGTCAAGTATCAGGCATACCCATTGGTGCAGGTGCTCCAGTAATTGCACCTGCAACCAATGTGAATGTATTACCAGGAGGTGGTTCGCCTGTTGCATCTGTGGGGCACACACCTTTTTCAGTCTTCAGTGCTGCTGCCCCTGCAGCTCCAGCAGTGAGTGGTTTTGCTACTTTTCCTTCTGCAAATGCTCCTGCACCTGCCCCAGGAGTTACCCCTTTACTGCCTGTTTCTGTCAATGCTGGTAATTCCTTTAGCATGCAGCATCAACCTCCTTTATTTCCTACTGCTGGTGGTCAGTTCATTGCATCACAATTTACACCACCAGTTGCCGGATCTTCAAATAATCAG CAATGGAATACTTCACTTGCTCAAAATGCGCAAGGGCCACCAGCTGCACAGCCAGCTCAGTCAGTCCCAAAACCTGCTCTGGAGTCTGCTTCTGGTGGTCTTTCACAACCTTCACCTGTGGAAGTAAAATCAACAGGAAGAACAGCACTGCCTGag GATCTATTTACGGCAAATTATTCATCCTTTCCTGCATCTGTTCCTGGGTGGCAAACTGTTCCACCTCATGGCATGGTCTACGCTATGCAATATAATACTGCTGCG CCTATGCCAAATTTTGTTCACTCTAAGTCGACAACAAATCCATTTGATGTCAACAATGATTCACATCCTGTTCAAGCCCAAACA TTTCCTTCCATGGCATCCTTACAAGGTGCTTTACAAAATGTGTCACATCCTCCGGGCTTATTGCGCACTTCGAGCCTTACTCCCTCTCCGGCATGGATGCCACCCCAGGCATCACCTTATCCATCAGCAATGCCTTCCCAGATGCCAACTTATGCAGCAGCTATACCTTCTCAGATGCCAACTCATGCACCAGCAATGCCGCCAA GGCCATATTTGGGGCCACAAGTACCAAGTAACGTGCCACCTTCTGg ACTAGAAATGTAA